Proteins co-encoded in one Neofelis nebulosa isolate mNeoNeb1 chromosome 2, mNeoNeb1.pri, whole genome shotgun sequence genomic window:
- the TMEM37 gene encoding voltage-dependent calcium channel gamma-like subunit, whose protein sequence is MTAIAVQAQRLLARRRPQRPFLESFIRVLIIVCAALALVLSSVSICDGHWLLAEDRLFGLWHFCTSSNQTGPRCLRDMSQAHVPGLAVGMVLARSVGALAVVVAILGLELLMVSQVCEDLHSRRKWAVGCVLLLVSFILSAGGLLSFVILLWNQVTLIGFTLMFWCEFTASFLFFLNAISGLHVNSITHPWSQPRKF, encoded by the exons ATGACTGCCATCGCGGTGCAG GCCCAGAGGCTGCTGGCCCGGCGGAGGCCCCAGCGGCCCTTCTTGGAATCCTTCATCCGGGTTCTCATCATTGTGTGCGCCGCCCTGGCCCTGGTCCTCTCCTCCGTCTCCATCTGCGATGGCCACTGGCTGCTGGCTGAGGACCGCCTCTTTGGGCTCTGGCACTTCTGCACTTCCTCCAACCAGACGGGGCCACGCTGCCTCAGAGACATGAGTCAGGCCCACGTGCCCGGGCTGGCCGTGGGCATGGTCCTGGCCCGCAGCGTGGGCGCCTTGGCTGTGGTGGTCGCCATTTTGGGCCTGGAGCTCCTCATGGTGTCCCAGGTGTGTGAAGACCTCCACTCACGGCGCAAGTGGGCTGTGGGCTGTGTCCTCCTCCTCGTCTCTTTCATCCTCTCGGCCGGGGGGCTCCTGAGTTTCGTGATCCTCCTCTGGAACCAGGTCACGCTCATTGGTTTCACCCTGATGTTCTGGTGCGAGTTCACggcctccttcctcttctttctgaatGCCATCAGCGGCCTTCACGTCAACAGCATCACCCATCCCTGGAGCCAACCGAGGAAGTTTTAG